The following are from one region of the Thermoflexus hugenholtzii JAD2 genome:
- a CDS encoding GNAT family N-acetyltransferase: MKVTIRRARPADVDEICELVRRATRGRLMPSRDEVFDRMAERGMLLAFSPARELVGLISWRVENLVARILDFLVHPLDLRPTVGRQLVEAVEEEARRLECEACVLYVSPEMSSEALAFYIGLGYTRWPEESLSEPWREAAHEFDAFGRVALIKQIRAERVTRPI; the protein is encoded by the coding sequence ATGAAGGTCACGATCCGTCGGGCTCGGCCGGCGGATGTGGACGAGATCTGCGAGCTGGTCCGCCGGGCCACCCGGGGGCGCTTGATGCCCTCCCGGGACGAGGTGTTCGACCGGATGGCGGAGCGGGGGATGCTGCTGGCCTTCAGCCCGGCGCGCGAGCTGGTCGGGCTGATCAGCTGGCGGGTGGAGAACTTGGTGGCCCGCATCCTGGACTTCCTGGTCCATCCCCTCGACCTGCGGCCCACGGTGGGGCGCCAGCTGGTGGAGGCCGTCGAGGAGGAAGCCCGCCGTCTGGAATGCGAGGCCTGCGTCCTCTATGTCTCCCCCGAGATGTCCTCCGAGGCCCTTGCCTTTTACATCGGGCTGGGGTATACCCGCTGGCCGGAGGAGAGCCTGTCGGAGCCGTGGCGCGAGGCGGCGCACGAATTCGACGCCTTCGGGCGCGTGGCCCTCATCAAGCAGATCCGCGCCGAACGGGTGACCCGCCCCATCTGA